From Quercus lobata isolate SW786 chromosome 1, ValleyOak3.0 Primary Assembly, whole genome shotgun sequence, one genomic window encodes:
- the LOC115951616 gene encoding cation/H(+) antiporter 4-like — protein MILIFAMTQLAHYILKRYGVPKFTSQFIVGLVLSPSLLGRLKILKNVLFEVNSQETIGMLAFLGYTLFLFVIGVKMDMGMINRTGRKALITGIACIVLPLVVGLAFQVFFRRIWVTEEEASNLPFVTAVHCVTPFPVVASLLEDLKILNSELGRLSLSAALVSDMFSTFLTSLATLTKLAKEKSVVSGIIGSIATIVYVISMVFAIRPAMFWVIRQTPEGRPVKDAYIHFIMFMVLVSGLLSDYYGQTFFFGPFILGLAVPDGPPLGSAIVNKFNCFISEVFLPLFVTTCAMRTDLTLLFKFDSLMTFYTCLIIVTFVTKLAACMVPPYYSKMPLSDALTVSLILTSKGVVQLVSYTVFRDNETMSDQTFAVTSVSILLIAVIVPILVKSLYDPSRKYAGYQVRDILHCKRNSELRILVCIQRPDNVAAVIKLLEASGPTRQSPLGVYALHLIELIGRASPIFISHQMQKKTVSNISYSENVTVAFNRFQRDNENAVSVSVFTAISPPKFMHEDICTLALDKLTSLIVLPFHRKWSIDGSIESEDSTVRTLNCSVLELAPCSVGILVDRGSLSHSTVSSEASYSIAMIFIGGNDDREALMFAKRMANDPNISLTVIRFVDSGGNEDVSSWDKVIDSEILKDVKLNNVGDEYVIYIEELVKDGPQTALIVRSMVDEYDLIIVGRRHNIVSPQTSGLAEWNEFPELGIIGDLLASSDINSRTSVFVLQQQKQRIATGRRN, from the exons ATGATTCTGATTTTTGCCATGACCCAACTCGCCCATTACATTCTTAAGCGTTATGGAGTCCCCAAGTTCACCTCACAATTTATT GTTGGCTTGGTCCTCAGTCCTTCACTCTTGGGGCGcctcaaaatattaaaaaatgttctGTTTGAGGTGAACAGTCAGGAAACAATTGGTATGTTGGCTTTCTTGGGTTACACACTCTTTTTATTTGTGATTGGGGTGAAAATGGATATGGGAATGATAAATAGAACTGGAAGAAAAGCCTTGATTACTGGTATTGCATGCATAGTATTGCCTTTGGTAGTTGGCTTGGCATTCCAAGTGTTCTTTAGAAGAATTTGGGTAACCGAAGAAGAAGCGTCTAATCTTCCATTTGTAACAGCAGTACATTGTGTAACTCCATTTCCGGTTGTTGCTAGCCTTCTTGAGGACCTCAAAATCCTAAATTCTGAATTGGGTCGATTAAGCCTATCTGCAGCATTGGTCAGCGACATGTTTAGCACGTTCCTTACCTCTCTTGCCACATTGACTAAACTTGCCAAGGAGAAATCAGTGGTCAGTGGTATCATAGGTTCAATAGCAACCATTGTTTATGTTATTTCAATGGTGTTTGCAATTCGACCGGCAATGTTTTGGGTGATCAGGCAGACACCAGAAGGCAGGCCCGTTAAAGACGCATACATCCATTTCATAATGTTTATGGTGCTTGTGTCCGGTTTGCTTTCTGATTATTATGGTCAGACTTTTTTCTTTGGACCTTTTATATTGGGTTTGGCAGTACCAGATGGACCCCCATTAGGATCTGCTATTGTCAACAAGTTCAACTGCTTCATTTCCGAAGTGTTTCTTCCACTCTTTGTAACTACATGTGCAATGAGGACAGACCTGACTTTACTCTTTAAATTCGACAGCTTAATGACATTTTACACATGTCTCATTATTGTGACTTTTGTGACCAAACTCGCTGCGTGCATGGTTCCTCCTTATTACTCCAAAATGCCCTTAAGTGATGCGCTCACAGTCTCTCTTATTTTGACCAGCAAAGGTGTCGTCCAGCTTGTTAGCTACACCGTCTTCAGAGACAACGAG ACCATGTCAGACCAGACGTTCGCTGTGACGAGTGTTAGCATCCTATTGATAGCAGTAATTGTGCCAATCCTTGTTAAGTCCCTCTATGATCCTTCAAGGAAATATGCAGGTTACCAGGTAAGGGATATTCTGCATTGCAAACGCAATTCAGAGCTCCGAATCCTAGTGTGTATTCAAAGGCCAGATAATGTTGCTGCAGTAATCAAGCTACTTGAAGCGTCAGGTCCAACTAGACAAAGCCCTCTCGGTGTTTATGCACTTCACCTTATCGAATTAATTGGTCGAGCCTCCCCTATTTTTATTTCCCACCAAATGCAGAAAAAGACTGTGTCCAACATTTCCTATTCGGAGAATGTCACTGTTGCCTTCAATCGCTTTCAACGAGACAATGAGAATGCTGTATCAGTAAGTGTCTTCACAGCAATCTCTCCACCCAAGTTCATGCATGAAGACATATGCACCCTTGCATTGGACAAACTCACATCACTCATAGTACTCCCATTCCACCGAAAATGGTCCATTGATGGGTCTATTGAATCGGAGGACAGTACAGTAAGGACTCTAAATTGCAGTGTTCTTGAACTAGCCCCCTGCTCAGTTGGGATCTTAGTTGATCGTGGCAGTTTAAGCCACTCAACCGTTTCATCAGAGGCATCCTACTCTATTGCTATGATCTTCATAGGAGGAAATGATGATAGAGAGGCATTGATGTTTGCCAAGCGCATGGCCAATGACCCGAACATCAGCCTGACTGTAATTCGCTTTGTTGACTCTGGCGGCAATGAAGATGTTAGTAGCTGGGACAAAGTGATCGACTCTGAGATATTGAAGGATGTGAAGCTTAACAATGTGGGTGATGAATATGTGATATACATTGAGGAGTTGGTGAAAGATGGGCCTCAGACAGCATTGATAGTTCGGTCTATGGTGGATGAGTATGATCTTATTATTGTTGGTAGAAGGCATAACATAGTGTCACCTCAGACATCAGGGCTTGCAGAATGGAATGAATTCCCAGAGTTGGGGATCATTGGCGACTTGCTCGCCTCATCAGACATCAATAGCAGAACTTCTGTTTTTGtgttacaacaacaaaaacaaaggatTGCCACTGGACGAAGAAATTAA